In Mycoplasma mobile 163K, the genomic stretch TATTAAAGTTAATTCATATAATGCATTAGTAAGTGCTGCAAATCTTAAATTTACCCTAGATAATATTAGATCTCTGAATTCAAACAATAGAGCTTTATTAGAAGCTATAAATACTCAATTAAGAGAAAATTTATTAGATATTAATAATTTAGCTTCTTATTCAATTTTAATTGATGAAACAAATTTGGATAAATTTACACAGGATTTTAGTAATGTTTCAACAAACCAAAGCATAAGATCAAGACTTGAGAATTCAGATATTATAAATAAACCATTATTTGTATCTAATTCATTACAAAGTAATTTTGGAACAAGTATAAATCAAAGTGCCCCAATTGTTGCATTAATATTATTTGCTTTGGTTGGATTTGCATTAATAAGCACTGCAGGTTATGTATTAGTTGCAAGAAAAAAAACTATTACATTTAAAAATAGCAATAAAGGATTAAAATTAACCTTAAGTTCAATGATTATTTTAGGAATAATACTATTGTTAGTAATTGTACCTATTGCAATTATTTTGTAATAAAGGAATTTGAAAGGAAAAAATATGAAAAATTTAAAAATAACAGCAATTAAAGATAACTTAATTTTTGTCGAAGGTGAACATCAGTTTAGCTTTTTGGAAATTATTAAATTCAGCGATAAAGTTGAAGGAGTTGTTTTAAAAGCTAATGACAGAAGTGCAATAGTTGCAATTCTAAATGAAGACAAAGATTTAAACTTAACAGTTGGATCACTTGCAGAAGCAACAGGAGAACTTTATAAAATCCCTATTTATGATAATTATTTAGGATCAATTATCAATGTTTTGGGTGAATCTTTAGTTAAACAATATGAAAGAACAAATGTTGCTTTGGATAAAAAATATGTTTTTACAGAAGCACAACCAATTTTTACACGTAGTGCAGTAAATGAACCACTTGTTACAGGAATTACAGTAGTAGATGGTGTTTTACCAGTTGGTAGAGGTCAAAAGGAATTGATTATTGGAGATAGAGGAACTGGTAAAACAGCTATTGCTTTGAATGCTATGCTTGCTCAAGAAAATACAGATGTAATTAACATTTTCATTGCTATTGGTAAAAAAAGAGATGAAATTGTAGAAATTTATGGAACATTTAAAAAACATAATATTTTACATAAATCAATAATTGTTTCAGCAGCAAGTGATGATGCAGTTGCAGCAAGATATTTAGCTCCTTATGCAGGAATGGCAATTGCTGAATTTTTCCAACAAATTGGTAAGGATGTTTTAGTTGTAATGGATGATTTAACTAATCATGCTGATGCTTATAGAGAATTATCTTTACTTGCTGGAATTGCACCAGCAAGAGAAGCATATCCAGGAGATATTTTCTATGTACATTCTAGTTTATTAGAAAGAGGTGGAAAATATGGTCCTGAATTTGGTGGAGGTTCAATAACTATTTTACCGATTGCCCAAACTTTAGCAGGGGATATTAGTGGATATATTCCAACAAATCTAATTTCAATTACTGATGGACAAATTTATACTTCAGCAAAATTATTTAATGAAGGTACAAGACCAGCTATTGATGTTAATTTAAGTGTTAGTCGTTTAGGATCGGCAGCTCAATCAAAATTTATGGCATTTGCTTCTAGTGGACTTAAAAAGATTTACACCGAATATAAATATCTAAAAAGACTTTCATCATTTTCTTCTAAAATTTCTAATAGAGATCTTGAAACTTTACAAAAAGGGAAAGCATTTGAATCTTTAATTGATCAAGCTGAGTATGAAGTAATTGATTATGAAACTAGTGCAATTTTATTTCTATTGCTTAAAAAAGGTTTTTTAAACTTTTACACAGAAAAAACAGAAGCTTTAAAGGTTATCATTGGTGTAATAAAAGTCTTTTTAGCCAAAGATGTTCTTGGAAGAAAAATGCGTGCAATTTTAGTAGAACATGGAATTGATTCTATTGTTTGAAACCTTTATTTAAATCATATGATTCTTCCGCTTTTAAAATACCATTTATTATCAGAACTTCAATATTTAGCAACAAATCGTGAATTTATTAAAAAGTTCAAGGACATTAGAAATGATGGTAGAATTTTATTAGCATACGAGAGAAAAGGATATGAAAGAGGTATAGCATATGACTACAAATAATCTTACAGAATTAGAAATTTTAAATATTAAAAAATATTTAAAAACTGTTAATTTAAATACTCTTAGAGCATACGCTAGAAGAAATGTTAAAGATTTTTCAGAAAAATTAATTAAAGTTAAAGTTATTGAAAAAATTGTTGAACATGATAAAAAATTTGACAACATTGAAGATAGTATATTTGTTCAAATTTCTTCACAATTTGGAGTTAATTTTGAAACTATTCTTGATGGAAGTTTTTTCTTAGGACAAAAAGCTGCAAAAGCAATGCCAAAAACATTTGATACTAAAATTATTAGTGAAACTAAATCAGTTCAAAAATTTGAAGAAGTTAAATTTGCAACTTCTTCGAAAACTGAAAAAATAATTTCAGAAGAAAAAGAAATTTTACATTTAATCGAACAAAGTAAACGTGATAGAGATTTCATAGATAATTTTAGTAAAATTTTAGAAGAAAAAAATCTTACAGAGGAACATCAACATATGTCTTGTCAAGTTTGTTATGACCATGAGAAAAAACATTCAGATCATAATGAAAAATATGCAACAGAGCATTGTGATGCTTGTGTTTACCATGATTTTAGTGATTTAGATCCAGAATTTGTAGCAAGCACATATACTGAAGAAGAAATTATTCATAATTTATTGTTTAAACTTTATTCAGTGGAACAATTAGCTTTATTTACAATTGACCAGTTAAATGCTTTACTTTTTGCTAGAGGTTTAGGTTTAGAAAAAAATAAAGTAAGAGCAATTAAATCTTTATTAACTTTACAAACAAGTTATGAATTTATGGAAAAATCTCAAGCAGCTTTATTACCTAAAGTTTCTTTTAACCCAACAAATCCATTAAAACCAATTGAAGAAAAAGAATTCACAATTTTTGGTGAAATTGTTGAAATTAGATCTCAAGTTTATAAAATAAGAATTGACAAAGCTGAAGAAGAAGTCTTACCAAAAGTAATTTTTTATGCAGATGTAAATGGAAAAGAAATTCAATTAGAAGTTGCAGATATTTTTGATAAAAATCTAGTCTCAACTTTTGTCTTAGGAAATGAAACAGGATTAAAAATTGGAACAAAAGTAAAATCAAAAAACCAATCATATGCAATTAAAATTAGTAAAAGATTACTTGGAAGAGTTATTGATCCAATTGGTAAAATTTTAGATGATAGTATAGCTACTCCAGTTCATGGAAATATGTATGCTCCTTTAGAAATGCAACATGATAGTGAAGCTACTCGTTATGTTGTAAGTCCAAAAAATGCAATTCTTGAAACAGGTATTAAAGTAATCGATGTTTTACTTCCGATTCCAAAAGGTGGAAAAACTGGTCTTCTTGGTGGAGCAGGAGTAGGTAAAACAGTTATTGTTCAAGAATTGATCAATGCTTTTATTAAATTCCATGATGGAGTTAGTGTTTTTGCAGGAATTGGTGAGAGAATTCGTGAAGGTCATGAGTTATGAAAAGAAGCAGAAGCTTTAGGATTTTTAAACAAAACAGCCTTTATTTTTGGACAAATGAATGAATCTCCAGGATTAAGATTTAGAAGTGGAATTTCAGGTGTAAAAGTTGCTGAATATTTCAGAAATAATTTAGGAAAAAGTGTTTTATTATTTATGGATAATATCTTTAGATATGTTCAAGCAGGTAGTGAAATTTCTTCATTATTAGAAAAAACTCCTTCAGCTGTTGGGTACCAACCTACTTTGTTTAGTGAAATGGGACAATTACAAGAAAGAATCAATTCAACTAAAGATGGAGACATTACTTCAATTCAAGCTATGTACATTCCAGCTGATGACTTTACTGATCCAGCAGCTGTTGCAGCTTTTGCTCACTTTGATTCAACAATCATTTTAAGTCGTCAATTAGCAGCAGAAGGTGTTTATCCAGCTATTGATCCATTAGAAAGTAATTCAAAAATGCTTTCAATTAAATATACTTCAAGAGAACATCTAGACATTGCTAAAAAAACAGTTCAAACTTTAGAAAAAACAAAAACACTTGAAGATATTATCAATATTTTAGGATTTGATGCCTTGAGCGAAGATGATAAAAAAGTTGTTGAGGTTGGAAGAAGATTGAAATGATTCTTAACACAACCATTTGTTGTTGCAGAAAAATTCAGTGGAGTCCCAGGTAAATTTGTTAGGTTAAAAGATTCTCTAAAAGGAATCAAAACAATTTTAGATGGTGATTTAAACCACATTCCAGTTTCATACTTCTCTTTTGTTGGAGTTGTTGAAGAAATTATCGAAAAATTCAATTTAGATGCTAAAAAAGAAGCTTTAAAAAATGAACTAGAACAAAATCAAAAAGATCTTGCTTCAATAATATAATTTATAAAAAGACCATTGGTCTTTTTATTTTTTATTCAAAGAATATTTTAAAACAATACAAGTTATATTCTATAATTTTACTATATAAACTTATTACAAAGTAATATGAAAGGAAAAAATGTTATTTACAGAAAAAATCAAAACTAGTGTTAAAAATCTAGCTAAAAAATACAAGGTACTTCTTGTTGATGGAGATGATTCAAGAGCCCAAGAAGCAGCTCGTATGTTACAAGACTCTGATTTAGTGGAAGTGAGTTTGCTAGTTGAAAATCCTACAAATGCAAAAGGATTAAAATTCATAAACATGAATGATAACAAAAATCTTAAGACTGAATTCATAACAAAAATCTTAGAATTTAGAAAAGGAAAGGAAACTGAAGAGAGTGCTAAAAGTGCAGTTGAAACTAGACCTTTTTATGCTGCAATGCTTTTAAAGGAAAATTATTTTGATGCAGTTGTTGGTGGTTTATTATATAAAACATCAGATATTTTAAGAGCCGCATTTAAAATCATCGGAAGCAAAAAAGGTCAAAAAACCATTTCATCTTCAATGATTATGCATAAAAATGATGAGGCATTTTTATTTAGTGATATTAGTGTACAAATAAAACCTGATGCTACACAATTGGCTGAAATTGGATTAAATGCTTCTGAATTTGCAAAAGCTTTAGGTTTAAAAGATACAGTTGCATTTTTATCATTTTCTACTGCTAAAAGTGCAGTTTCACCTGAATCTGAAACTGTTTCGCAAGCTACAGAAATTTATAATTCCAAAACAAGTGGAATAAAAGCAATAGGTGAAATCCAATTAGATGCTGCAATTGATTTAAAAGTTAGAGAAGCAAAATTTGGAAAATCTTCTTTTGAATCAAAACCAGATGTATTTGTTTTTCCAGATTTAGGAGCTGGTAATATAGGTTATAAATTAGTTCAAAGATTTGGTAATTATGGTGCAATTGGTCCAATTGTAAATGGGATATCTAAACCTATGAATGATTTAAGTAGAGGTTCTACATCTGAAGATGTTTTTTATACAGTGTTAATTTCAGTATTACAAGCTGCACACAATGAAAAAGAGAGCAAATAACATGACAAAAATTTTAGTAATAAATGCAGGATCTTCATCAATTAAGTGAGCTATTTTTAACAAAGACACTTTAAACCAAGAATACAATGGATTAGCAGAAAGAATTGGAGCAAATGCTTCTTTAGGTCTAATTAAAATGGGTAAAATTTCAAAAGAAATAAGTTTACCTAATCATGAAGTAACAATTCAAGAACTAATAAAAATGTGAAGTGAACACAAAATCATTAATTCTCCAGAAGATATTTCTTTAATAGGTTTTAGGGTTGTTCATGGAGCTGATTCTTTTAATAAAGCAACAATAATTAGTGATGAAGTAATTAAAAAAATTTCTGATTATGCTATTTATGCCCCTTTGCATAATCCACCAGCAATTGATACAATTAAAGCTACTAAAAAGTTTTTTCCTAAAGCTAGATTAAGCGCTCATTTTGATACAGCCTTTCACACAAGCATTCCTAAAATTAATTATACATATCCTATTAATAAAGACTTAGCTAGTGAATTAGGAATCAAAAAATACGGAGCACATGGTTTAAGCCATAATTTTATTGCAAATAAAACTGCTGAAATTTTAAAAAAATCAAAAATAAATATTATTAATTTTCATTTAGGAAATGGTTCAAGTTTATGTGCTATTGAAAATTCTAAATCAATTGACACTTCAATGGGTCTAACACCTTTAGCGGGTGTTATGATGGGAACAAGAAGCGGAGATATTGATCCATCGATTCATGAATTTGTTTGTAGACAAAAAAAATTATCTATTGTCGATTTTACAAATAAATTAAATAAAGAAAGCGGAATTCTAGGAGTAAGTGGCGTTTCAAATGATTTTAGAGATGTTCAAAAAGCAGCAGAAAATGGGAATCAAGATGCTAAGTTTGCAATTGATCTATTTGCTCAAAGAGTAGCCGATATAAGTGCTACATATGCAAATAAAATCAACGGGAAATTAGATGCAATTGTTTTTACTGCAGGAATTGGAGAAAACGCTTCTTTAGTTAGAGAAAAAATCATTGAAAAATTACACTATTCTAAGTTTAAATTAGACAAAGAATTAAATAACACAAGTCCAAGCAATGTAGGAGAATATTTACTAATTTCTAAAAAAGATTCAGAAGTTCCAA encodes the following:
- a CDS encoding MMOB1660 family gliding motility ATPase complex subunit produces the protein MKNLKITAIKDNLIFVEGEHQFSFLEIIKFSDKVEGVVLKANDRSAIVAILNEDKDLNLTVGSLAEATGELYKIPIYDNYLGSIINVLGESLVKQYERTNVALDKKYVFTEAQPIFTRSAVNEPLVTGITVVDGVLPVGRGQKELIIGDRGTGKTAIALNAMLAQENTDVINIFIAIGKKRDEIVEIYGTFKKHNILHKSIIVSAASDDAVAARYLAPYAGMAIAEFFQQIGKDVLVVMDDLTNHADAYRELSLLAGIAPAREAYPGDIFYVHSSLLERGGKYGPEFGGGSITILPIAQTLAGDISGYIPTNLISITDGQIYTSAKLFNEGTRPAIDVNLSVSRLGSAAQSKFMAFASSGLKKIYTEYKYLKRLSSFSSKISNRDLETLQKGKAFESLIDQAEYEVIDYETSAILFLLLKKGFLNFYTEKTEALKVIIGVIKVFLAKDVLGRKMRAILVEHGIDSIVWNLYLNHMILPLLKYHLLSELQYLATNREFIKKFKDIRNDGRILLAYERKGYERGIAYDYK
- a CDS encoding MMOB1670 family gliding motility ATPase complex subunit yields the protein MTTNNLTELEILNIKKYLKTVNLNTLRAYARRNVKDFSEKLIKVKVIEKIVEHDKKFDNIEDSIFVQISSQFGVNFETILDGSFFLGQKAAKAMPKTFDTKIISETKSVQKFEEVKFATSSKTEKIISEEKEILHLIEQSKRDRDFIDNFSKILEEKNLTEEHQHMSCQVCYDHEKKHSDHNEKYATEHCDACVYHDFSDLDPEFVASTYTEEEIIHNLLFKLYSVEQLALFTIDQLNALLFARGLGLEKNKVRAIKSLLTLQTSYEFMEKSQAALLPKVSFNPTNPLKPIEEKEFTIFGEIVEIRSQVYKIRIDKAEEEVLPKVIFYADVNGKEIQLEVADIFDKNLVSTFVLGNETGLKIGTKVKSKNQSYAIKISKRLLGRVIDPIGKILDDSIATPVHGNMYAPLEMQHDSEATRYVVSPKNAILETGIKVIDVLLPIPKGGKTGLLGGAGVGKTVIVQELINAFIKFHDGVSVFAGIGERIREGHELWKEAEALGFLNKTAFIFGQMNESPGLRFRSGISGVKVAEYFRNNLGKSVLLFMDNIFRYVQAGSEISSLLEKTPSAVGYQPTLFSEMGQLQERINSTKDGDITSIQAMYIPADDFTDPAAVAAFAHFDSTIILSRQLAAEGVYPAIDPLESNSKMLSIKYTSREHLDIAKKTVQTLEKTKTLEDIINILGFDALSEDDKKVVEVGRRLKWFLTQPFVVAEKFSGVPGKFVRLKDSLKGIKTILDGDLNHIPVSYFSFVGVVEEIIEKFNLDAKKEALKNELEQNQKDLASII
- a CDS encoding phosphate acetyltransferase, coding for MLFTEKIKTSVKNLAKKYKVLLVDGDDSRAQEAARMLQDSDLVEVSLLVENPTNAKGLKFINMNDNKNLKTEFITKILEFRKGKETEESAKSAVETRPFYAAMLLKENYFDAVVGGLLYKTSDILRAAFKIIGSKKGQKTISSSMIMHKNDEAFLFSDISVQIKPDATQLAEIGLNASEFAKALGLKDTVAFLSFSTAKSAVSPESETVSQATEIYNSKTSGIKAIGEIQLDAAIDLKVREAKFGKSSFESKPDVFVFPDLGAGNIGYKLVQRFGNYGAIGPIVNGISKPMNDLSRGSTSEDVFYTVLISVLQAAHNEKESK
- a CDS encoding acetate/propionate family kinase encodes the protein MKKRANNMTKILVINAGSSSIKWAIFNKDTLNQEYNGLAERIGANASLGLIKMGKISKEISLPNHEVTIQELIKMWSEHKIINSPEDISLIGFRVVHGADSFNKATIISDEVIKKISDYAIYAPLHNPPAIDTIKATKKFFPKARLSAHFDTAFHTSIPKINYTYPINKDLASELGIKKYGAHGLSHNFIANKTAEILKKSKINIINFHLGNGSSLCAIENSKSIDTSMGLTPLAGVMMGTRSGDIDPSIHEFVCRQKKLSIVDFTNKLNKESGILGVSGVSNDFRDVQKAAENGNQDAKFAIDLFAQRVADISATYANKINGKLDAIVFTAGIGENASLVREKIIEKLHYSKFKLDKELNNTSPSNVGEYLLISKKDSEVPIYIVRTNEELFIAKEVKSL